A genome region from Oreochromis niloticus isolate F11D_XX unplaced genomic scaffold, O_niloticus_UMD_NMBU tig00008063_pilon, whole genome shotgun sequence includes the following:
- the LOC109198788 gene encoding filamin-C-like isoform X2 — MQVKVLPTHDASKVRASGSGLKTTGVPSSLPVKFNIDGKDAGPRREAQEANICDNHDGTYLVSYVPDMTDSCSVHPDSSPYAAVMPALSK, encoded by the exons atgcag gtgaaggtgctgcccacccatgatgccagcaaggtgcgtGCAAGTGGATCCGGCCTTAAAACCACTGGAGTGCCCAGCTCTCTGCCAGTGAAGTTCAACATTGATGGCAAAGATGCAG GACCCAGACGGGAAGCCCAAGAAGCAAATATCTGTGACAACCATGATGGGACCTACCTGGTGTCTTATGTGCCAGACATGACTGACAG CTGCTCAGTCCATCCAGACTCCTCTCCATATGCAGCAGTGATGCCGGCTCTCTCCAAGTGA
- the LOC109198788 gene encoding filamin-C-like isoform X1, translated as MPESVDLFLFFLLSKTEKSRNSQLTKLQVKVLPTHDASKVRASGSGLKTTGVPSSLPVKFNIDGKDAGPRREAQEANICDNHDGTYLVSYVPDMTDSCSVHPDSSPYAAVMPALSK; from the exons atgcctgaatctgtagatctttttcttttctttttgttgtctaaaacagaaaaatcccgaaacagtcagctcacaaagttgcag gtgaaggtgctgcccacccatgatgccagcaaggtgcgtGCAAGTGGATCCGGCCTTAAAACCACTGGAGTGCCCAGCTCTCTGCCAGTGAAGTTCAACATTGATGGCAAAGATGCAG GACCCAGACGGGAAGCCCAAGAAGCAAATATCTGTGACAACCATGATGGGACCTACCTGGTGTCTTATGTGCCAGACATGACTGACAG CTGCTCAGTCCATCCAGACTCCTCTCCATATGCAGCAGTGATGCCGGCTCTCTCCAAGTGA